A genomic segment from Deltaproteobacteria bacterium encodes:
- a CDS encoding RNA-binding protein, which yields MGKKIFVGNLSFDTTSADLETLFSEMGTCESATVVTDRDTGRSRGFGFVEMSSASEAGKAISSLNGRDVAGRQINVSEAKPREGGSGGQSRSGGGFSG from the coding sequence ATGGGCAAGAAGATATTCGTCGGGAACCTATCCTTTGACACCACGAGCGCGGACCTCGAGACTCTGTTCTCCGAAATGGGGACGTGTGAGTCGGCGACCGTGGTCACGGACCGCGATACCGGTCGCTCGCGTGGCTTCGGCTTCGTCGAGATGAGCTCGGCGAGCGAGGCCGGCAAGGCCATCTCGAGTCTGAACGGCCGCGACGTCGCCGGCCGGCAGATCAACGTCAGCGAGGCGAAGCCGCGCGAGGGCGGAAGCGGCGGACAGTCCCGTAGCGGCGGCGGGTTCTCGGG